ATTAAAATACATCAATAAAGAGTGTAGGTCGACCAGAAGTTGGAATATTGGATAGAAAATATATCCGGTCGAGGAATCCTCGATCTGGACGGCCGGATggtcgaagaaaaaaaaaagtgccAAATAACTTTCAAACATTAACGAGTACGATGCAATGTTTTGTGATTGAAACACTTAAAATACATCAATAAAGAGTTTAGGTTGACCAGGAGTTAAAATACTCGATAAAAAATCTATCTGGTCGAGGAATCCTCGATTCGGACGGCCGGGTGGTcgaggaaaaaagaaagtgcCGAATAactttcaaattcaaagagtACAACGCAATGTTTTGTGATTGACACTCTTAAAGTACATCAATAAAGAGTTTAGATCGACCAGAAGTTGGAATACTCGATATAAAATCTGTCCGGTCGAGGAATCCTCGATCCGTACGTCCGAATAGtctaggaaaaaagaaagtgtcGAATAACTTTCTAAAATCAACGAGTAAGATGCAATGTTTTATgatcaaaactcttaaaataCATCAATAAAGAGTTTAAGATGTCAAAGGTTCATCAAATATACCCACCGGGCTCCGACTAAACTATGAAAATCCGATGTTGTATCAGGTCAAATGACCTAGCTAGAGGTGTCAGAAAATAACGTAAATTTACTTGAAAATAGGATTCACTATCCTTATGAAACTtgccaaaaataattttcaaattccaagttttttttttttggcaccAGTAACTCCTTGTGGTGCCAAGTTGAAAAAAAGACATAAAGCTATATAGGGGGGTGGGTGTTGAGGGAGTCTGAGCAGTCCGAGGGAACCCCCTCCTTTGTTCCGGACTTGGGTTGCGAACGAGGGATACCGTCGGATATCGACACGAGGAATGACCGATCGACCGGCTGACCGTCTTACCGTCGAAATTTTCGCCTGAAAAGTTTTCTGGCGATCGGTTATTTGACTTTTCCCGAGTTTTTCCAGCATTTCTCGAACAAAAATTGCTGAATCATCGAGGGGAATGGGCTTCCCTTGTGTGGGCTGGCATTAATTCTTCGAGGCGTTAGGGTGGCGGCGTTATAAAAGGATCGGAGTTTTTTTGGCAATTCTCGGACAAAAATTGTTGAGTGGTCGAGAAGAATGGGCGTGTCATGCGTGGGCTGACATGGATTCTTTGAGGCCTAGGGGTGGCGGTATATAAATTTGGCGCATGACATACCGAGATGTCCCCACGGATCTCGTTTCACCTCGTCACCAAAGAGAATGAGCGTGTCATGCATGGGCCGACATGGATTCTCCTAGGCCGTTTGGGTGGCAGTATCTTCAATTGCGCACGAAATACCGAGATTTCCCCATGGGCATCGATTCCACCCGTCTCGGTTGGATGGCCGTGCTTCGTTGGAAAGCATGGATCCGCCTAGGCTGTCCCGGTTGTGAGCTAGGTGTGAGTGTCGCTCATGGGCATCGATACCTTGCGGCTATGAACTGGAACAAGAAGGGTAGCAAAGATTTTGAGTAGCAATGCTCACTACTCTTGGGGTTTTAATCCTTCCGAGTTGTGTTGATGTTATTCCAAGAATTAGCTAACTGTAACGAAGATGTTCTTGGCAACCATCTTTTGATGGGAGTCTGGCTATTCGATGATCGGCTAAGGGTGATGAACGAAATGTGAACCCTTGTCTAACCTCTGTTGGATGGTCGTGAAACAATTGCTAAGTGCCCGATTGATCACCCGGCCGTCCGGTTTGAGGATTCGTCGACCATCCGGCCGTCCGGTCGAGGATTCGTCAGACTCGTTAGATTTTTCTCGACGATTCCAACCACTGTCGACGATTTCTCGGACCCGGTAAAATTTTCTCGACGATTCCGGATCGAGGATTCCTCGGACTCGATTTTTTCCGTTGACGATTTTAAGTTCTGGTCGAAACGTACTTAAAATCCTTTGTATATTCACCTAAAAATCGAATAGTTGAAGTTATAATCCCTGAATCCAATTGCTGAGTGAAACAATTTCAGTAGTATAGTTTATAACCATGATAGGTTTTCTTTACCAAACAATCCGGTGATGAACTGTGACGAAACCAACCACATAGAACAATCACGACCACAACTTGACGTCAACTCCGGTGTCacaacgatgatgatgatggctgAGATTGAGATGAGAGATAAGGAAGTGatagtgatgaagaagacgtgAGAAGAAGCTGCGTGGAGAGGGAGATAAATACTTTGAGTTCTAATATCTCTACTTGGACAGAACTCAACATGAACAAATACTGTCAAAACATGCCATTTTATTTCACCATAAGGTTTCCAAAGCATAAAGTGGAAAAGTTGCGGCGTCAACACAGGGACGACGAAGAAACTCGTCGGCGACAATCCCAGAGACGGCAAAAGATTCACCGGCGAAAATAAGTGTTGGGTCGCCGGAAATTTGAgctctgtgtttttttttttagttgtatAGAGAAAGAATAAGTAGataaaatccaagaaaaataGGGTTGTATGAAAGACTCTAATTCATTTagagtatttgttttttttttctatttctattttttattttgtaaatagaTTAGgaaattctaattttatttaaattataaattaaagtGATGGTAAAtaagattaaatttttttagaaaaaccCTTATGATTAATCTAcgataaaaagaaataaatggACAAATTTTGTTGTAGAACTCTTTtagatttaatttaaaagataatattctctgtataaattagaaaaaccCTTATGATTAATCTATGATACGTCAGCTTAACTTAACAATTTAGATTTaccatttaattttttatcatCGATAAGTTTTTCATACTAAGTAAGAATGTTTAGTTCTATACCATtcattttactatatatatatatactatttcaGAGGTGTTCTATTTAGACatattatgtttgttttgaaaaatttaaatcatagtacatgtaaaaaaatatatagtttttttatagaaGAGTCATATATTTGAATCGAATTATTAAAACAAACGTTGTGagtgaaaattgaaaaagagttataaaaagaaaagagcttCTCTCCTGCCATCTCAGCTTCGAACCACCAATGATGGAGCTCTTCCTTCCACCTCAGttgaatttctctttcttcagcGACACTAGTTTagtcttttcctttcttctttatattactttttttaaatttttcaaaCACGATGCGATATTCTAATTAAACcttggattttggttatacGCTTAATTCACCCTATTTTAaatgtcagtttttttttcccccttCGATAAAATATGCAATCGGTTTTCTCTAATAATTGGCAAAACTAAAAcctttttcaacttttttttagaCAAATATCCCTAATatctattttctaattttataccttatttttattttgcccAAATTCACTTATACTAAAATAATAGTAAATACAAAAAAGTGatgaaagagaaacaaaagagtgttttcctatttttttttagatcaGTCTCTAATGAAAGATGACTCGTTGCTCTTTTTCTCTAAAGATTTTTCACCTGATAGCACAACAAACTATCTCACTCAATCAAAAATACCATTGTTCGAAGAAAGATTTTGGTGACGGTGtaggaaataaaaataaccaGATTAACAGAACTCgagtttttcttaaaaagaaatcataatcatcatgcatttgaaaaccatatgtaagaaaattaaatccAGATTATGTTCAACtgcaaaataattgaaaacgACCAAGCGATTATCAACTgagaaatcaataatttagCCAAGAAATTAAAGCTGAAATATAATCTTCCAAATTTTCTAGATGATTCATAAGACAGCGTACGATAAATAAGGGCGTTGAATTCCAAAGCTAATGATGTTTTACAAGAAAGATAAATCATTGTCCCCAATGCAAATGCAAGAAGACATGGATTTCTAAATGTATTGTTtcgatttttgaaaaatcacaATGATTAGATCACGAGAATATAAATTTCATTAGTGCAAGACTGTTCACAAGAAAATCACAATGATTAGATCACGAGAATACCTCCTCGACTTTAATTCAGACTGTTCTGGTGTCTAAATCCCTAAAggagagtaaacaaaaatgatatatttacaaTGGAAGAGAGGACCATACTCTTATAACCTTAAAGTGTGTACGGGATGTAAGAGTATTTGAAGTCCTTGTTGATCCTTTGAGGTAGAAGAGTCTTCTGCGATCATGGAGTTGATGGGCAACTCTTATTGGGACATATCACGAGTCTTCTGCGATCATGTACCTCAAGAGTGAGAATTTTCTTCATTAGCTCATCAATAATCTTTTAACCTTTCTTTTGTATCTCTGGATCATGATTGCCTTTTATGTGACAAAGAGTTTAAACTTAGGTGGGAGTGGGTGGTTATCTACCCCATTTTGATGATATCTGCGTTGGCTATCTTTCTTTGTAACACCTCGGTTTCATGAATATGGTGGTCCATGCGAAAAggtttaaaaagaataaatttaaCCATCTATGTCAGCAAAGTGCAAATATATTTTCCGTCAAACGTCCTGAAAGAACTCCAGGATTAAGCGTGCTTAAGCCGGAGCAATTTCAGGATGGGTGATTGTTGGACAGAGGTGGGCCCACATGTCCAAGAGTGAACATGGGTGCTCATTGGTAGGGGCGGTCCGGTCGTTACAAGTTGTATTAGAGCTGAACCCATGAAGTATAGAGTTAAGAGGACTCACACCATCGGGGGTGACAATTTTGGTGTGAAACGAGGACATTGCGATTTGTTAGTGGGGATGAATTATAACACTTCGGTTTTAGAAATATGGTAATACATACGGAGAAGTTTAACAGAATTGATTTGGTCACCTATATCACTAAAATGCACTTATGTTTTGTATGGTGTTacaatattatgtatataaagtGAAACAAGAATCggtaaagaaaacagaaaggGTAAGACAACTTCTTGAGGAGTGAGAGACAACTTTTGAGCATTGACTTCAATTGATAATTATAAGTTATAGCCATCAAAACGGGGTGTGATTTGTGTGATTGCGAATGGCTAATGATATggaaagatttttaaaatttataactatTCCATTATTCATATAACTTTTGAATCGAATTGTGAATTGGGGCTTAGAATATTTCCATCATTCCATGCATAGCGAGGAGATCTTCATGAAGCTTAATCCATGGATTTGGCTGGTCAATCAATagcattgttgttgttgcatttTGAAGCCATGGTCGTGTAAGCGCTTCGATCTTGAGGATCGTGGATTCAATAAATGTTGAACGTCAAAGTTCTTTTTAAAGATTGTGAATTCAAATGAAgataaactatatataggaAGAAGTTGAACTTTGGTCGCTCTAAATAATATTCATCTAAGTCTGATGAgtctaataaaaacaaagtgatGTTAAATAAGCCCGAGAATAAGATATATCGTTAAGCGCTATATTAATGTATATGCTTGgaagatttgaaaattaaatatttattataaatagttTGATATTTAGGTAagtatgaaagagaaaaaaaataaaaccacaaatatcctttttattttattttatttaccaaATATGCCATTGTTTTAAAACAGTATTATTATCAGATACTATAGGCATGATACTGTTCTTCAACTGCCTGACGACACTATTCATCCAAAATTTAGGATATTATTTATCATTAGATTGCATAAaacatttatgatttatgtGGATAACTATTTAATTAACATGTTAATTAGTATAGTATCGCGCTAAATATAGATAACTATTTGATTAACATGTTAACTAGTATAGTATtactataaatttatatatatcgtATTAAACCATTTACTATatcatacaaattaatatgaaataatcaaactaaaattataataacatGTTATATTGAATATAACGTgttaacatattaaatatctgaataatatttatataaatatggtAAGATAGTTGATATATAGAGAAATTATAACAATAGTTGATACATAATATATTTGGtaaattaaacaaagtaaCAATGACCGTTATCTTTCTTTGTAACACCTCGGTTTCAGGAATATGGTGGTCCATGCGAAGagatttaaaaagaataaatttacCCACCTATGTCAGCAAACTGCAAATATCTTTTCCGTCAAACGTCCTGAAAGAACTCCAGGATTAAGCGTGCTTAAGCCGGAGCAATTTCAGGATGGGTGATTGTTGGACAGAGGTGGGCCCACATGTCCAAGAGTGAACATGGGTGCTCATTGGTAGGGGCGGTCCGGTCGTTACAAATTGTATCAGAGCTGAACCCATGCAAGTATAGAGATAAGAGGACTCACACCATCGGGGGTGACAATTTTGGTGTGAAACGAGGACATTGCGATTTGTTAGTGGGGATGAATGATAACACTTCGGTTTTAGAAATATGGTAATACATAAGTTTAACAGAATTGATTTGGTCACCTCTATCACTAAAATGCACTTATGTTTTGTATGGTGTTacaatattatgtatataaagtGGAACAAGAATCggtaaagaaaacagaaaggGTAAGACAACTTCTTGAGGAGTGAGAGACAACTTTTGAGCATTGACTTCAATTGATAATTATAAGTTATAGCCATCAAAACGGGGTGTGATTTGTGTGATTGCGAATGGCTAATGATTTggaaagatttttaaaatttataactaGTCCATTATTCATATAACTTTTGAATCGAATTGTGAATTGGGGCTTAGAATATTTCCATCATTCCATGCATAGCGAGGAGAACTTCATGAAGCTTAATCCATGGATTTGGCTGGTCAATCAATTGCATGGTTGTTGTTGCATTTTGAAGCCATGGTCGTGTAAGCGCTTCGATCTTGAGGATCGTGGATTCAATAAATGTTGAACGTCAAAGTTCTTTTTAAAGATTGTGAATTCAAATGAAgataaactatatataggaAGAAGTTGAACTTTGGTCGCTCTAAATAATATTCATCTAAGTCTGATGAgtctaataaaaacaaagtaatgTTAAATAAGCCGGAGAATAAGATATATCCCTAAGCGCTATATTAATGTATATGCTTGGAAGatttaaaaattagatatttattataaatagttTGATATTAAGGTAaatatgaaagagaaaaaaattaaaaccacaaatatcctttttattttattttatttaccaaATATGCCATTGTCTTAAAACAGTATTATTATCAGATACTATAGGCATGATACTGTTCATCAACTGCCTGACGACACTATTCATCCAAAATTTAGGATACTATTTATCATTAGATTGCATAAaacatttatgatttatgtGGATAACTATTTAATTAACATGTTAATTAGTATAATATCGCGCTAAATACAGATAACTATTTGATTAACATGTTAACTAGTATAGTATtactataaatttatatatatcgtATTAAACCATTTACTATatcatacaaattaatatgaaataatcaaattaaaattataataacatGTTATATTGAATATAACGTgctaacatattaaatatctgaataatatttatataaatatggtAAGATAGTTGATATATAGAGAAATTATAACAATAGTTGATACATAATATATTTGGtaaattaaacaaagtaaGAATGACAGTTATCTTCAAATTATAATAACATGTTATACTGGATATAACGTGctaacatattatatatctgaataatattttataaatatggtAAGATAGTTAATATATAGTGAAATTATAACAATAGTTGATAGATGACATATTTGGTAAATTAAACAAAGTAGGAAGGATAGTGATGactctaatttttttctctttcatactTACCTAATATTGAATTATCAATAGcaaaaatctaattttcaAATCTGAGTATATCCATTGATATTTTCCTATCCCTAAAGGAGATAACTACTAAAGCGAAAAGAACGAGATCGTAATCAGAATAAATCACAGAACACACATGCCCTATATATTAACTTAGGATGAAAATGTCATGCattaatttggaaaaatagaTTTGTACATGGATGGAGGAAGGTATCCTTATCTACAACATTACAAGAAAATTTCATTCAAGAAAACGTCACATTAAGcacacataaataaaactcGATGTCAGTTGGGAAGATGTGCAACGATCACACATAACCTCTTTGATCAATCTTTATTTGTAATTTCTCATAGCTTCTCTCATCTCACGCATCGCTCTTTCATGTGCTTCAGAATTCTGCTTAAGCCTCCTCTCcaactgaaaaataaaaagattgtaTTACACCAAAATAAActaatgaaaaacaaatatagttCAAAGTGTATCAATATGAATTTACAAGTTGTGTCATCCGTCTCATTTTTTCGTCATGCTCCAGTTCTAAATCCTGCTTCATGACTTCTATTTCTGATGCAAGTTTTTTAGACTTAACCTTCCTTTGTTGTTCCCTAAGCTTATCACCCTTTTCCTAGGAAACCGATGAATTCCAACATTTAAAAATACCATACAAGAGATCAAACATACTTTTTATATTGAATgcataccaaacaaaaaaatttataccTTTATCATACGATGCATCTGGTTAGTATACGGTTTCCCACCATTATTCTTTTCAATAGCTTCGACATGAGCCAAAAGTTGCTTGACTTGCTTAGCGTTCTTGACTTTATCCTTAGTCATGTTATTAAACACGACCTTTCGACCACCACACAGTCTAAGAACTCCCTGAAATTTTACCAttaatgaaagaaaacatgtaCCACTAGAGGCATTGTAAAAAAATGTGAGGATTATAACGTAGGAAAATATACTGTTAAAAATTTGGGACAACCTTCAGAAAAATAATCGTCCAATGTCTGCTCGTTTGCTTCTAATTTGTCACCCCCAGTGAACACGACAATAAAATAGTCAAGAATTTTACTATCGAAAATCAACTGCAAGGTATCAAGTGTGGACTCTTCTTCCTGTGTAATCCGATTCCCGGCAgataaaacaaacatgaagGCATGAATTCCTCCTTCTGCCATAGTTAAGCATTTGAGAATCTCCGTAGTAATATAGTTAGCAGACACCGACGAATCAAAGAGACCTGTTTCATGCACCATATTAAATTAAGTAGAACCTTAATGAAAATAGCTTTAATATTGGCAAGTTTCTGTGATAATGCAGGTTTGGTTACATCTCAAGTTTTTAATGGAGCACATACATACCGGGAGTGTCAATCACATTGATTATCGGACCATCTTTTATTGCAGTTCTATACATCACACATTCCATGGTAACACCTCCTGCTTGTAGTTCCGAAGTGAACATTTTCTGACCTAGGATGGTGTTCCCTGTTGCGCTTTTTCCATTTCCAGTACGCCCTACTAGAACTATGTTTTTAACTGGCTCTGACAGTATTGAAAATGAGaatgaaaatgttaattaGCAGTGTATACGAAAGGCAAACTCAAACTCACGAGTTTCCTTGATCTTTCtaagtaaagaaaaagaaaaagaagaattagaataaatgacaaaataatTGACCAAGTAATTAGAGTTTTACTATTAGATTGCTTGCTCGGGCCTAAGATTATGCGTAGGTGTGTtagtcattttattttaatgtgaAAGATGTTGTAAgaattttatttggtttcttatttGACTTTCTCATATTTCTATGGCTTTAACGGATCTTGGAGACATAGTAGACTAAACGATTAGCAGACTTGAATATCTTAGTTTTGGGGTAGATAACAATCCACCGTCGCAgacccaaaaatatttagattatgACATATTTCCAAATCGTATGTGATATTAAAGCATCTCCATCAGTAGTTTCTCACATAGTTTCtcattaactaaaaaatataaaataataataaagtagGAGAGAGATAggagagagaatgagaataGTTTCTCTGCAGAGAAACTTTAGAGTAATGATTGAGAGACtatgtgtgtatgtgtgtgtttataaTTGGACAGAAActaaatcataataaaatattattatattttttttttagaaactttcAAAGTATCTCACCAATGGAGATGGCTTAAGCTTCAAAGTATTGATAATCAAATTCAAACCCGGCATCACATATGTTACTATTGACAATAAAACATTGTTGCACTTGAATTGTGTACCTGATATGGGGAATGGAGACAAATATGGATCATGCTGAAATGTGTCGTCTAGCGAATGAAACTCTTCTCCATTTGTTGCTACACTCTGTTATAACACATATGatttcaaacaaattatttgCTTAACCGAATTGTTAAACAATAacagcaaaaacaaaatatggatAAATAAGTAAtggtatatatgtattatagTAAAAGTATATAACTACTTTACAAAACTAATCTATTGATACATTAGAACCCGAGAGAAATAAAGCTATTTCAACATACCAAATATGCTCAGCGTttcttgagagagagagagaaacaactggtcaaaatatcaaaaaagaagagatgcaATGGACAATTGACCATGGTGGTTGAGGCAGTCATGGTAACCACCACTAGGGATCTCTAATGATCTTGCTTTTCTCTAGCTTTCTCCCTATTCTCCATTAGCTAATTCTACATCATCTTTTCTTGCTCATGAACTAGActaagtgtatatatatatttttttaattcctctatctctctttAAAAAGGTCATAGTATTGTATCAATAACTATGAATTTTAAATGAATGcaattagagagaaaaatgtgTTTACCTTTATATTACGATACATATCTTCAGTATATggtttttcatcatttttcttgCTAATTGCTGCAACATGGGCCATAACCTGATTGACTTGTTCAGCCTTGACGCCTTCATCATTAGTCATGTTATTAAACAAGACCTTTCGGCCATTGCAGAACCTGAGAACTCTCtgaaattccaaaaaaattttTACTCAAGACagaataaaaaaggaaaacaaaaatcaaaaagaagaaatgatgtGTGTGGGCAAGgaattcttttcattttgaaaGAAATCAGACCATAAGAAATTCAGGACAACATTCGGGAAAATAATCTTCGAACTCCTTCGCCTCAAACTTTTCCCCGTCAATGagcaaaaatatcaaatattcaaGGATTTTACTCCCAAATATACGTTGTAGGGTATTAAGTGCATACTCTTCCTCTTGTGTGATCCGATTCTTCATAGATAGAACAAACAACACAGCATGCACGCCTTCTTCTGCTAAAGTTAAGCAATTGATTATTTCTTTACTTATGTAGTCTTCGGACACAGACAAATCGAACATACCTGTATCACGTACATACAATAATAAATCAAGACTTTGATCAATTTAACCTTGGCCAATTCAGTAAGGAAACTCTTAGAATTAACTATATTATGAATATTGTTAAGGATAtccatttatgtttatttcctattaatgattttgttgAGTTATTTGGGAAGTGGGTAAGAAAAGATACAATGGAAGATTATGAGTGGTTAGGCTAAATCTCAAGTTTTAATTGAGCACATACCAGGAGTTTTAATTACATTGATCATTTGACCATCTGGTGTCGTGGTACTATACATCTGACAGTGCATGAAAGCACCTTCGGAGCCGAACTTGTTTTGACCGAGGATATTGTTCCCAGTGGTGCATATTCCATTGACAGAACGCCCCACTAGAACAATGTTTTTAACCGGCTTAGACACTGACGTaccttttttcttatcatcaGAAACCGGCTTAGACACGGACGTACCCATGTTTTGATCACCAGCAATTATTTGCTAAATTCCTGGACGTACCCATGTTGACCAAAGAAACAATTCATGAAATGATACATAGCTTTTAAAAACCGACAATAAAGAACAGTTTTGTTGTTGACAAATTATATactccaaacaaaaatgacgaacaaaaatgtgaaataGTATCGTACCAAATGGAAACTTGCAAGCTCTCTTATCGTTTTGTgagtgaagaaacaaaacgaattgacaaagtttttttttttgtaagaagaaTCGAAACCAAACAATTCAAGACTAAATGGACGATTACCTGCCCAAcattatgttttgattttttgtttaagataaacaatattgttttatatgcCATTTGCGTTTGTTTATGtgtttagtttgttaattTCCATAGAATATTATTCTGTATAATTTATGTTGAACTG
This sequence is a window from Arabidopsis thaliana chromosome 1 sequence. Protein-coding genes within it:
- a CDS encoding Avirulence induced gene (AIG1) family protein, with the translated sequence MGTSVSKPVSDDKKKGTSVSKPVKNIVLVGRSVNGICTTGNNILGQNKFGSEGAFMHCQMYSTTTPDGQMINVIKTPGMFDLSVSEDYISKEIINCLTLAEEGVHAVLFVLSMKNRITQEEEYALNTLQRIFGSKILEYLIFLLIDGEKFEAKEFEDYFPECCPEFLMRVLRFCNGRKVLFNNMTNDEGVKAEQVNQVMAHVAAISKKNDEKPYTEDMYRNIKVNTFFSLIAFI
- a CDS encoding P-loop containing nucleoside triphosphate hydrolases superfamily protein (P-loop containing nucleoside triphosphate hydrolases superfamily protein; FUNCTIONS IN: GTP binding; INVOLVED IN: response to bacterium; LOCATED IN: cellular_component unknown; EXPRESSED IN: stem, root, seed; EXPRESSED DURING: F mature embryo stage; CONTAINS InterPro DOMAIN/s: AIG1 (InterPro:IPR006703); BEST Arabidopsis thaliana protein match is: P-loop containing nucleoside triphosphate hydrolases superfamily protein (TAIR:AT1G33900.1); Has 883 Blast hits to 769 proteins in 58 species: Archae - 0; Bacteria - 2; Metazoa - 714; Fungi - 0; Plants - 146; Viruses - 2; Other Eukaryotes - 19 (source: NCBI BLink).); its protein translation is MFTSELQAGGVTMECVMYRTAIKDGPIINVIDTPGLFDSSVSANYITTEILKCLTMAEGGIHAFMFVLSAGNRITQEEESTLDTLQLIFDSKILDYFIVVFTGGDKLEANEQTLDDYFSEGCPKFLTGVLRLCGGRKVVFNNMTKDKVKNAKQVKQLLAHVEAIEKNNGGKPYTNQMHRMIKEKGDKLREQQRKVKSKKLASEIEVMKQDLELEHDEKMRRMTQLLERRLKQNSEAHERAMREMREAMRNYK
- a CDS encoding uncharacterized protein (unknown protein; FUNCTIONS IN: molecular_function unknown; INVOLVED IN: biological_process unknown.) translates to MDSPRPFGWQYLQLRTKYRDFPMGIDSTRLGWMAVLRWKAWIRLGCPGCELGVSVAHGHRYLAAMNWNKKELANCNEDVLGNHLLMGVWLFDDRLRCPIDHPAVRFEDSSTIRPSGRGFVRLVRFFSTIPTTVDDFSDPVKFSRRFRIEDSSDSIFSVDDFNIVYNHDRFSLPNNPVMNCDETNHIEQSRPQLDVNSGVTTMMMMAEIEMRDKEVIVMKKT
- a CDS encoding uncharacterized protein (unknown protein; Has 0 Blast hits to 0 proteins in 0 species (source: NCBI BLink).) is translated as MDSPRPFGWQYLQLRTKYRDFPMGIDSTRLGWMAVLRWKAWIRLGCPGCELGVSVAHGHRYLAAMNWNKKELANCNEDVLGNHLLMGVWLFDDRLRVMNEMFSLPNNPVMNCDETNHIEQSRPQLDVNSGVTTMMMMAEIEMRDKEVIVMKKT